Sequence from the Fusarium oxysporum Fo47 chromosome VI, complete sequence genome:
CCACTCTGGTATAGGTAGATTGTGAACCATCTGTCGGAGAACTCGTTTCTTGCTTGGTTCAGGAACAATTCCATTCGATCAGACGAGGCTAATGCCAGTGCCCTTTGGTGGCATACAGTTCACGCCTGGTAAATTTGGACGCCAAACTTTGCTATTGTTCACAACGGGCCTTGTTGTAGGTGGACTGGCAATCGTACAGAAGGGAATGTCTTGTGGCATTTCGAAAAGAAAATCGAGCGTTTGTCAACCTACTATCGTCGGTTCATGATGGGTCACTAATACAGCATGCTAATATGGCTGATCGTCAGATGGTGTCAATCATTGACATAGTATATACAGAGAGGGGTTATGCGATAGTTCGTTGACAGTTTTAGAGACGTTACTTCTGTGCTTTCAGAAGCTTGAGGATCTCAGACTCGTTGTCGCCCGCAATGGCCTTGCCATTATTCCAATCCACAACCTATACGTATATTAGTCAGTATGTTTCCATCATGAGATTAAAGAGGCAACGTACCACTGGTCGAATGAAGTTCTCTTTGCTTTCCTTGAACTTCCTGAGAGCCTCCTTCTCGTTGTTTGCGCCCTTGATCACGTTGGGGATACCGTTGCTTCCAACATATTCCAGAATTGTCTTCACCTGGTCGTCTGTAGGAGGATCTTCGGTGATGTTGAGCTCAAACTGGTCTCGAATAGGTGCCGTCTGGGCAGAGTGGTCACTCGCTTGGTCAAGAGTAGCGCCAGAAGTGGCATTGGCAGAGACCTGCTTCAAAAGGTTGGCGACTCTGACGGATGCCGGAGAGCTGGCCTTGTGGAAGACTGTCACGATATCGAGTGTCTTATGCTATTTGCTTGTTAGCAATTACGCATATCTACTCTTGGCCTCGTAACTTACGAAGCGAAACATTTTCCCAGACTGTTTCTCAAAAGTTTATGTTGAGAAGACAATTGTAGAGAGTTCACGATTGTTCATGGAGGTTGATGTCGGAGCTCCGATTCGGTATAGCTCCATGAAGCTTGTCACGCCGAAGATGACTTAATGGCTCGGGTCTGCAGGGCCCGTGCATATAGACCCCACCACGACACCCGCTATCTTCCGCCTCCTCATGGATGACAAGACATATATGATAGAGACGGAATGTCCTTGGGACATGTGTGTTTTAATGCTATTCGCCTTAAATCTAAGGCCCTTTGGGATCACTTGTAGATACGACATCAGAAATATTGTACTATTCATTCCAAATCTCAGGTCTCGATTATTGGATTCGCTATAGCTTCATCGTTGGTCTCTAACcatattttcttttattccTTTCATCGAGTCTGAATGGCAACTTACTTCGGAGAAGTAAGGGGGTACAAAATATGAACCTTTCGATGATGACTTATAACTTTATCAAAAGTTGAATATTAATCCTCTGAGAGGTCAAAGTTTCATTAATTCAACCAGTCACTTTGTCCCGGATAGGGGTGGTGTTAAAGTCAGTGTGAAAGTTCACGTCAAGGTCCACATCTCAGTAGATACCTCGACTATCAGTCGTGGTTTTGTATTTTGTAAACTCAGCAATCACGAAATGTTACAAGCAGATTGCCTATAAAGTTTCTAAGAAATCAAGTGTAATGATCGGATGAGGCTTGGCTAATACATCTTGTTTGCTCCAGTTTCAAACTAACGTAGGGTGTCATAGGTAGCAAGCCTTGACGTGAGAAAGAATAATTGGAATGTTGGGTTTCCACTGCTTCCATATATACAAAATGAAAATTCTCTCTTATTGAGAATTCATGAGATGTTGTTGAGTCTCTCACGTGGCCTGGTGTCAAGGATCATAGACAGCCGCCTCGCCAAGCTGATATCAACCGCTTACGCTAGAAGATCGACTGTAACAAGCATATGTTGCAGAAACCCTAAGGAAGAGCTAaaatctttttctttttacttatgACGTATGTGTTGCGATCTGATGCGTTTTGTTGTGATGAGCAAGGACGTTCTTTTATAATGACGTATTCTATGAAGTCAGGTTGTGGAGAAGATGTACGACCATGGCACTGATTCATCGTCGAAGAGGAACTACAAAAGGGTCTCGAGATCGATTGAACTTTCTCTCATACAACATacatctcatctcttcaCAGAATTCTTCCTTTTCAACCACTAAAAACACAACTTCTACACATCCATCATGTCTGGCTACTCCAACGTTGGTAACCGTGGTGTCTACGAGGCTGGCGATCAGAGAAACGCTCCTGAGTCGGAGCGCAACGTTGAGGACCCCTACAATGAGGGCAAGGAGAACTCTCACAACAACCTTGACTCCAGTACGTATTCCATGGGTCAAATATGAGAAAGTGTTCTAACAAAATTGCAGAGGATGAGCGATCCATCGCCAACCGCCtggctgctgaggaggttAGTTGAGCCGCCGCAAGAGGTTATCCACTATATACTAATGCAAAACAGAAGCGATCCGAGACTGAAGACGATCTCGAGACCGCCCAATTGAAGAAGGATCCCACTCTGCCCGTAAGTCCAATCGAGATCTGGCTCTGTTTTGGCGCCAAAAACTAACAGGAACAACAAGGCTCGCGCTCACGGCAACGAACCTTCCAAGGGCGCAAAGGTCGATGCTCAACTCCaggctgaagaggaagaggagttGAAGCGCAAGGGCAAGGCTTAATTGTAGCAATACTTTAGATGACGGCCGTTTCATTGCAGGCAAATGATTCGGAAAGGATGAATTAATGATTGAGTTGAAAGCCGAAACACGACTCTGCACTGTATATGTGAATGTGAGGAAGT
This genomic interval carries:
- a CDS encoding thioredoxin-like protein, coding for MFRFHKTLDIVTVFHKASSPASVRVANLLKQVSANATSGATLDQASDHSAQTAPIRDQFELNITEDPPTDDQVKTILEYVGSNGIPNVIKGANNEKEALRKFKESKENFIRPVVVDWNNGKAIAGDNESEILKLLKAQK